From Variimorphobacter saccharofermentans, one genomic window encodes:
- a CDS encoding PEP/pyruvate-binding domain-containing protein has translation MNLYDKVSTGLEGFDQVIDHLRFGDNVVWQVDSISDYKKMVHYFVENAITENMSLIYIRFANHEPILNASQDIKTYHIDASKGFESFATEIHNLIKAEGKRAFYVFDCLTDLLEYWHSDLMTGNFFKATCPYLYELDTVAYFAIKRNFHTYSTIAGIRETTQLLLDLYQINDKTYIHPLKVWQRYSPTMFFPHFIQGQEAICITSSSDASELFHSINRGEIRLDYWNTIFNEAKRMLSSTYNQQEEVKTRLMYKLIGSDSRMFHLCDRYFTLKDILDIASREIGTGFIGGKSVGMLLARKIIEIDGGDSFTPYIEPHDSFFIGADVFYTYIVQNGWWRLRAKQKTPEGYYKYAGELKEKLLHGSFPKDIQEQFVQMLEYFGQSPIIIRSSSLQEDNFGNAFAGKYESVFCVNQGTPQERYEAFEQAVRIVYASTMNEDALNYRMNRGLAQQDEQMAILVQRVSGDRFGDYFFPHIAGVGNSSNLYVWDESIDMNAGMLRLVFGLGTRAVDRTDGDYVRVVCLDNPLRIPPMDYEDQKKFSQHRLDLLSFTENIQDSKELDEILSLPLKADKKLFISPDYATEARMRELGYMNFKIPYLLDFKKLFTETKFVTIMREMLALLSKAYDYPVDIEFTANFNKDNSFKINLLQCRPLQTKGLGKTVKIPELKGEKDCFFGCKGSFMGGSVRLPIDYVILISAKEYLKLSEQDKYEVARQIGLINNAMKDKYAMLVGPGRWGSTTPSLGVPVHFTQICNMKVLCEYSSKKEGFMPELSYGSHFFQDIVESEIFYVAIFDGYQDVIFNTDRILQEENLLTDFLPENAQLKEVIHIANTSGMQIYSDIVSQKLLCR, from the coding sequence ATGAATTTATACGATAAGGTAAGTACAGGGTTAGAAGGCTTTGATCAGGTAATTGATCACTTAAGGTTTGGGGATAATGTCGTATGGCAAGTGGATTCCATATCAGACTATAAGAAAATGGTTCATTATTTTGTAGAAAACGCAATAACAGAAAATATGAGCCTGATTTATATCCGTTTTGCCAATCATGAGCCTATACTGAATGCAAGCCAGGATATTAAGACGTATCATATTGATGCTAGTAAAGGTTTTGAAAGCTTTGCTACCGAAATACACAATCTAATTAAAGCAGAGGGCAAACGTGCTTTCTATGTGTTTGATTGTCTTACTGATTTGTTAGAATATTGGCACTCGGATTTGATGACAGGTAATTTTTTCAAGGCAACCTGTCCTTATTTATATGAGCTAGATACGGTTGCATATTTTGCCATTAAGCGTAATTTTCATACCTATAGTACTATTGCAGGCATTCGTGAAACAACCCAGCTTCTTCTGGATTTATATCAAATCAATGATAAAACCTATATTCATCCCCTTAAGGTATGGCAGCGCTATTCTCCTACGATGTTCTTCCCGCATTTCATTCAAGGCCAGGAGGCGATCTGCATTACATCCAGTTCTGATGCTTCGGAACTTTTTCATAGTATTAATCGAGGGGAGATAAGACTGGATTATTGGAATACTATCTTCAACGAAGCAAAAAGAATGCTGAGCTCTACTTATAATCAGCAGGAAGAAGTAAAGACGCGTCTCATGTATAAGCTTATTGGTAGTGATTCGCGTATGTTTCATTTGTGTGACAGATATTTTACTTTAAAGGATATTCTTGATATTGCATCGCGAGAAATTGGTACAGGATTTATAGGCGGCAAGAGCGTTGGTATGCTTTTGGCGAGAAAAATAATTGAGATTGACGGAGGCGATTCTTTTACTCCATATATTGAGCCCCATGATTCCTTTTTTATCGGTGCCGATGTTTTTTACACATATATTGTCCAAAATGGTTGGTGGAGGCTTCGTGCCAAGCAAAAGACACCAGAGGGTTATTATAAATATGCTGGGGAGTTAAAAGAGAAGCTTTTACATGGATCCTTTCCCAAGGATATTCAGGAGCAATTTGTTCAAATGCTGGAGTATTTTGGTCAGTCTCCAATTATTATACGTTCCAGCTCCCTACAGGAAGATAACTTTGGAAATGCATTTGCCGGTAAATATGAGAGTGTTTTCTGTGTGAATCAGGGAACACCCCAGGAGCGATATGAGGCATTTGAACAGGCTGTGCGCATTGTTTATGCAAGTACCATGAATGAAGATGCATTAAATTATCGAATGAATCGAGGACTGGCACAGCAGGATGAGCAAATGGCCATATTAGTGCAACGAGTATCAGGAGATCGATTTGGAGACTATTTCTTCCCTCATATAGCTGGGGTTGGGAATTCCTCCAACCTATATGTTTGGGATGAAAGTATTGATATGAATGCAGGGATGCTTCGTCTTGTATTTGGACTGGGAACTAGAGCAGTGGATCGGACCGATGGAGATTATGTGAGGGTGGTATGCCTTGATAATCCACTTCGAATTCCACCAATGGATTATGAAGATCAGAAGAAATTCTCCCAACATCGATTGGATCTTCTTTCCTTTACAGAAAATATTCAAGATAGCAAAGAGTTGGATGAGATATTATCCCTCCCGTTAAAAGCAGATAAGAAATTGTTTATAAGTCCTGACTATGCTACGGAAGCTCGTATGCGTGAATTGGGATATATGAATTTTAAGATACCCTATCTATTAGATTTTAAAAAGCTATTTACAGAAACAAAGTTTGTTACCATAATGAGAGAAATGTTAGCTTTACTGTCAAAAGCATATGATTACCCGGTTGATATTGAATTCACGGCAAACTTTAATAAGGATAATAGCTTTAAGATAAACCTCTTACAATGTCGTCCATTACAAACCAAAGGGTTAGGCAAGACAGTAAAAATCCCGGAGCTAAAGGGTGAGAAGGATTGTTTCTTTGGATGTAAGGGTAGTTTCATGGGAGGAAGCGTACGCCTGCCCATCGATTACGTAATATTGATTAGTGCGAAAGAATACTTGAAACTAAGTGAACAAGACAAATATGAGGTGGCTCGACAAATAGGCTTAATTAATAATGCGATGAAAGATAAATATGCCATGCTGGTTGGCCCGGGCAGGTGGGGGAGCACCACACCATCCCTTGGGGTTCCGGTACATTTTACACAGATTTGTAATATGAAGGTGCTTTGTGAGTATTCATCAAAAAAAGAAGGATTTATGCCGGAATTATCCTATGGTAGCCATTTCTTTCAGGATATTGTTGAATCAGAGATCTTCTATGTAGCTATTTTTGACGGATATCAGGATGTCATTTTTAACACAGACCGTATACTACAGGAAGAGAATTTGCTTACAGATTTCTTACCAGAGAACGCTCAGTTAAAAGAAGTGATCCATATTGCTAATACCAGTGGTATGCAGATATACTCTGATATTGTTTCGCAAAAGCTTTTATGTAGATAA
- a CDS encoding alpha/beta fold hydrolase, translated as MICRVNSINLYYEMSGVGKPLILLHGNGETHKIFDKAIPILSEHFTVYAIDSRGHGQSDSVLEYHYDDMAEDIKCFIHELKLEQPILYGFSDGGIIGLILASKYPQLLSRLIISGANTVPDGIRTGWLRLFQCINAVVKEPKMTMMLKEPNITTEMLKCIVIPTTVLAGSRDMVKRSHTEYIADSIPNSKLNILQGEGHGSYVLHNTKLVNLILDATK; from the coding sequence ATGATATGTCGTGTGAATAGCATTAATCTTTACTATGAGATGTCTGGCGTAGGAAAACCTTTAATTCTGCTTCATGGAAATGGGGAGACACATAAGATTTTTGATAAGGCAATTCCTATTTTGTCAGAGCACTTTACAGTATATGCAATAGACAGTCGTGGGCATGGACAGAGTGATTCTGTTTTGGAATATCACTATGATGATATGGCCGAGGATATAAAATGCTTTATTCATGAACTAAAGCTTGAACAACCCATTCTTTACGGCTTTAGTGATGGCGGTATTATAGGATTGATACTTGCTTCAAAGTATCCACAACTATTATCCCGGTTAATAATAAGTGGAGCGAATACTGTTCCGGATGGGATACGAACTGGCTGGCTGAGGTTATTTCAGTGCATCAACGCAGTTGTCAAAGAGCCGAAGATGACAATGATGCTGAAGGAACCCAATATTACAACAGAAATGTTAAAGTGCATTGTCATCCCTACCACGGTGCTGGCAGGAAGCCGCGATATGGTAAAGCGAAGCCACACAGAGTATATTGCAGATAGTATACCCAATAGCAAGCTTAATATTTTGCAGGGGGAGGGGCATGGAAGCTATGTCCTGCATAATACAAAGCTTGTTAATTTGATTCTGGATGCAACAAAATAG
- a CDS encoding histidine phosphatase family protein, translating to MRLLIIRHGDPDYEKDSLTDKGWKEAEILSNRIAAMDIKEFYVSPLGRARDTANVTLNKMKRTAEVLPWLREFDALIYDESLGRERICWDLLPQDWTVVNEYYDKDRWYTAPIMKKGNVIAEANKVFEGIDKILDKHGYVREGNLYRAINPNRDTIVLFCHFGVECLILSHLLGISPVVLWHGFCAAPTSVTTLITEERRKGIAYFRMSAFGDVSHLYKAGEEPSFAARFCENYDNFEERHD from the coding sequence ATGAGATTACTAATTATACGCCATGGTGATCCGGACTATGAAAAGGATTCACTAACCGATAAGGGGTGGAAGGAAGCAGAGATTTTATCAAATAGGATAGCAGCTATGGATATAAAGGAATTCTATGTATCCCCCCTTGGAAGAGCACGTGATACAGCGAATGTCACATTAAATAAAATGAAACGCACAGCAGAGGTATTACCATGGCTCAGAGAATTTGACGCACTTATTTATGATGAGAGCTTAGGCAGGGAAAGAATATGCTGGGACCTACTTCCGCAGGATTGGACAGTGGTGAATGAGTACTATGATAAAGACCGCTGGTATACAGCACCGATTATGAAAAAAGGTAATGTAATAGCGGAGGCAAATAAAGTTTTTGAAGGCATTGATAAGATTTTAGATAAACATGGATATGTACGTGAAGGTAATTTATACCGAGCAATTAATCCGAATAGAGATACGATAGTTCTTTTCTGCCATTTTGGTGTGGAATGTTTAATCTTAAGTCACCTCTTAGGAATCTCACCAGTAGTTTTATGGCATGGATTTTGTGCTGCGCCGACCTCTGTAACCACTCTTATAACGGAAGAGCGTAGAAAAGGGATAGCTTATTTTAGAATGAGTGCATTTGGTGATGTTTCACATTTATACAAAGCTGGAGAAGAACCCTCTTTTGCGGCTAGGTTTTGTGAGAATTATGACAATTTTGAGGAACGTCATGATTAA
- a CDS encoding DUF1697 domain-containing protein, translating into MKRYIALLRGINISGKNKISMAELKEYLSEAGYDTVKTYLNSGNVIFSYESDSETTLTCGLEKLIKDKFDLAIPVYVTDIDSIMDALYNAPDWWGTKNNDIYDNLIFVMPPATAEEISNKIGEPTENLEKVCIYKNLIFWSFDRWNYSKANWWKKTASAGIGEMITIRNANTVRKIVEM; encoded by the coding sequence ATGAAAAGGTATATTGCATTATTAAGAGGAATCAACATCAGCGGGAAAAACAAGATTTCTATGGCTGAATTAAAAGAATACCTAAGTGAAGCTGGTTATGATACAGTTAAAACATATCTTAATAGTGGAAATGTAATCTTTTCATATGAATCGGATAGTGAAACTACCCTTACATGCGGGCTGGAAAAGTTAATTAAAGATAAGTTTGATTTAGCAATACCGGTGTATGTCACAGATATAGATAGTATAATGGATGCACTTTACAATGCACCAGATTGGTGGGGAACGAAGAATAATGATATATATGATAATTTGATTTTTGTAATGCCTCCTGCTACCGCTGAAGAGATATCCAATAAAATCGGTGAACCAACGGAGAACCTTGAAAAGGTCTGCATATATAAAAATCTTATTTTCTGGTCGTTTGACAGATGGAATTATTCCAAGGCAAATTGGTGGAAGAAAACAGCAAGTGCAGGTATTGGAGAAATGATTACGATCAGGAATGCGAATACTGTTAGAAAGATAGTAGAAATGTAA
- a CDS encoding DUF3795 domain-containing protein, translated as MNKEWSEKIKRIQVLLDKETTYKDAIELLIEFRKEMFEQISQIVNGYPAKAFYQMPFANTEGYHSKTLAYSIWHIFRIEDIVAHSLIAGDEQILMTGDYQKKIGSPIITTGNELQGQEIAEFSKKLNIKYLYEYAREVMLSTNSILLNLEYSQMKTRYSVEDKDKLASIGCVSPNENAIWLIDYWCNKDIRGLIKMPFSRHWSMHIEAMKRIKNKLCKNVRKGVDPVAYCGLSCNHCFLGEWCGSCRTEYNVCSFATIYEDRRCPNMVCCMDKKIDGCYECSDLENCTKGFYMPDNDGAASAKAQAMFIRKYGKKAFLKTHDKLHERYDFSKTQEILGQDVYEGFKLLEKEYSN; from the coding sequence ATGAATAAAGAATGGTCAGAGAAAATCAAACGGATCCAGGTACTTCTTGATAAAGAAACTACATATAAGGATGCAATAGAACTGCTTATTGAATTCCGTAAGGAAATGTTTGAGCAGATTTCTCAGATTGTGAATGGATATCCTGCCAAGGCATTTTATCAGATGCCTTTTGCAAATACGGAGGGCTATCACAGTAAAACACTGGCGTATTCAATCTGGCACATCTTTCGAATTGAGGATATTGTAGCACATTCTTTGATTGCAGGAGACGAGCAGATATTAATGACTGGTGATTATCAGAAGAAGATCGGTTCACCTATCATTACAACAGGCAATGAGTTACAGGGGCAGGAAATTGCAGAATTTTCAAAAAAACTTAATATCAAGTATTTATATGAATATGCCAGGGAGGTTATGTTATCTACTAATTCAATTCTTTTAAATCTGGAATATTCACAGATGAAGACAAGATATTCGGTTGAGGACAAAGATAAGCTTGCTAGCATCGGTTGTGTCAGTCCGAATGAGAATGCCATCTGGCTTATTGATTACTGGTGCAATAAGGATATTCGTGGTCTGATTAAAATGCCATTCAGCAGACATTGGAGCATGCATATCGAGGCAATGAAGCGAATTAAGAATAAACTGTGCAAAAATGTTCGTAAAGGAGTGGATCCAGTAGCATATTGTGGACTCTCCTGTAATCATTGTTTCCTGGGTGAATGGTGCGGGTCCTGCAGGACGGAGTATAATGTCTGCTCCTTTGCAACTATATATGAAGATAGAAGATGTCCTAACATGGTATGCTGCATGGATAAGAAAATAGACGGATGCTATGAATGTTCGGATCTGGAGAACTGTACAAAAGGCTTTTATATGCCTGATAACGATGGAGCAGCTTCAGCAAAGGCACAGGCTATGTTTATCAGAAAATATGGAAAGAAAGCGTTTCTTAAAACACATGATAAGCTTCATGAGAGATATGATTTCTCAAAAACTCAGGAGATACTGGGGCAGGATGTGTATGAAGGATTTAAGCTGCTGGAGAAAGAATATAGTAATTAA
- a CDS encoding nucleotidyltransferase family protein has protein sequence MIKLNDYLYSGDTVLKILQRYSKDLKQSAIKTHNQIDLMHCNFLLQIMELLQHNEFLTSQSQRIRDFYKYMANEYPFLAFTFKGRIKSLIRAEAKFNGYIVEYIYEYYMKHGTYPTLPELKNYLSCFRDLIAYRIVISLPKCHLKENEILADEEIKYLYDVANQLPAFMEERGFTAELAYLGEQKKTPLLRESVSPYYRDYVINPETNGYRSLHITFYDNIARCYVEVQLRTKEMDDFAEIGPANHLGYEKRQERERAKRDAIPKGENIYFDDAYERGIALQKLELAKLDVNMFSAMDNSLINDGCGLFRGRLILPYEHLSRFQNDLVD, from the coding sequence ATGATAAAATTAAATGATTATTTATATTCAGGTGATACGGTTCTTAAAATATTACAGAGATATTCTAAGGATTTGAAACAGTCAGCGATAAAGACTCATAATCAGATCGATCTTATGCACTGTAATTTTCTGCTTCAGATTATGGAACTATTACAGCACAACGAATTCCTGACTTCGCAATCTCAGAGGATTAGGGATTTTTATAAATATATGGCAAATGAATATCCGTTTCTTGCGTTTACTTTTAAAGGTAGAATTAAATCTCTGATACGTGCGGAAGCCAAATTTAATGGATACATTGTGGAATATATTTACGAGTATTATATGAAACATGGTACTTATCCAACTCTTCCTGAACTGAAAAACTATTTATCCTGCTTTCGGGACTTGATAGCTTATAGAATTGTGATTTCCCTTCCTAAATGTCATTTGAAAGAGAATGAGATACTCGCGGATGAAGAAATTAAGTATTTATATGATGTCGCAAACCAGTTGCCCGCCTTTATGGAGGAACGTGGATTTACCGCAGAACTGGCTTATCTTGGGGAGCAGAAAAAAACCCCTCTGTTAAGAGAGAGCGTAAGCCCGTACTATAGGGATTATGTTATTAATCCGGAGACCAATGGGTATCGTTCGCTACATATAACATTCTATGATAACATTGCCCGTTGTTATGTGGAGGTGCAGCTTCGCACGAAAGAAATGGATGACTTCGCTGAAATTGGTCCAGCCAATCATTTGGGCTATGAAAAACGACAGGAGAGAGAAAGAGCAAAACGAGATGCGATTCCAAAAGGAGAAAATATATATTTTGATGATGCTTATGAAAGGGGTATCGCGTTACAGAAGCTTGAATTAGCAAAATTGGATGTTAATATGTTTTCAGCAATGGATAATTCGCTGATTAACGATGGCTGTGGCCTGTTTCGCGGAAGACTGATCCTCCCGTATGAACATCTTTCAAGATTTCAGAATGACCTTGTTGATTAG
- a CDS encoding GGDEF domain-containing protein produces the protein MNVNKLEEFTLEDISELFIEKVDTILIVNAEIDSYRCISKKGIFIDIIEDSGNYHDLIEKLWFHLSNSKKITSDYQVFVPSFGKFHGKYSKRLKLVYNNIPHIIQMTIYPINDKNIYMLILDELDNSEYIQEYLTNEKINNIQNTYLFSMYVDLIRDTTNSISITEISEEPMNATELKYSNWRMMIVNMIWYEDQPLFLEHTDPDYLKKKLAPGRTTSFDCQMQNLDGKYIWVKLIFSRAETNNNDDFRFVFLVQDIHENSLEILSTLKKNEELASKDSLTGVYNHGRIETELYNAIENSKEIERPLSIMMMDIDYFKTINDIYGHSIGDITLKHFAVIACDFLKSYNIKIGRWGGDEFVAVCYNIDAAELTAIAENMRMRISEESFDTAGNITCSIGITGINKNDKVKGAFDRVDKALYLAKSSGRNCVKVER, from the coding sequence ATGAACGTGAATAAATTAGAAGAGTTTACTCTAGAGGATATTTCTGAACTTTTTATTGAAAAAGTAGATACGATCCTAATTGTTAATGCTGAAATTGACAGCTATAGATGTATTTCTAAAAAGGGGATATTTATAGATATTATTGAAGATAGCGGTAATTATCATGACCTCATTGAAAAACTATGGTTTCACCTAAGTAATTCGAAAAAAATTACAAGCGATTATCAAGTCTTTGTTCCGTCATTCGGTAAATTCCATGGCAAATATAGTAAAAGATTAAAGCTTGTATATAACAATATTCCACATATCATTCAAATGACAATATATCCTATCAATGATAAAAACATTTATATGCTCATTCTCGACGAACTTGACAACAGCGAATATATACAGGAGTACCTGACCAATGAAAAAATAAATAACATTCAGAACACATACCTCTTCTCCATGTATGTTGATCTTATCAGGGATACAACAAACAGTATTAGTATTACGGAAATTTCTGAGGAGCCTATGAATGCAACCGAATTAAAATATTCTAACTGGCGTATGATGATTGTAAACATGATTTGGTACGAGGACCAGCCTCTCTTTCTCGAACACACAGATCCTGATTATCTGAAAAAGAAACTTGCACCGGGAAGAACTACATCGTTTGACTGTCAGATGCAAAATCTTGATGGAAAATATATCTGGGTCAAGTTGATTTTCAGCCGTGCCGAAACAAATAATAATGATGATTTCAGATTTGTATTCCTGGTTCAGGATATACACGAAAATTCTCTTGAAATATTGTCTACCCTTAAAAAGAATGAAGAACTTGCTTCAAAGGATTCCTTAACGGGTGTATATAACCATGGCAGAATTGAGACCGAGCTTTATAATGCGATTGAAAACAGTAAAGAAATCGAACGACCCCTTTCTATAATGATGATGGATATTGATTACTTTAAGACAATCAATGATATATATGGTCATTCCATAGGGGATATCACATTAAAGCACTTTGCTGTAATTGCCTGTGATTTTTTGAAATCCTATAATATTAAAATCGGACGTTGGGGCGGAGATGAATTTGTAGCCGTATGCTATAATATAGATGCTGCTGAGCTTACGGCTATCGCTGAAAATATGAGAATGAGAATTTCCGAAGAGAGTTTCGATACGGCTGGAAATATTACCTGCAGTATCGGTATAACTGGAATAAATAAAAATGACAAGGTTAAAGGGGCGTTCGATCGTGTTGATAAAGCATTGTACTTGGCAAAATCAAGTGGAAGAAACTGCGTTAAGGTTGAACGATGA